The DNA sequence CTCTGCAGCGGGTCCGTTACAGCGGGTCGTGAGAGATAGGGCGAGTTGGTTACTGTGAGGCGTAATAGTGTTATGTTATAACATATCAAATTGACCTCGAAAGGCGCTAAGACTCTCGCGAACAGCCACGCTGTTCAACCCACGATCGACGATCACCGGTTGGGTGTGGCGGCAGCGGTGGCGGTTCGACCGAGTCATATCGACAACAGGCCAACAAGGTCATCTCTCTGCCAACCCAAATCGAACCCGTAAGTCAGATCAATTCTTGATGAACCGCTCCTTTCCGTGCCCTGTTGGTGACCTCGGGGTCACACGTGGCGCAGTATTCGAACGTCTCAGTCACGCCGCAGCACGGCTGTCTGTCGATCACGTGAGCTGGCGTGCACCCCGTCAGTGCGCCCCCGTGTTGCAGCCGGTCAGTTTCGAGCTCGCACCCGGGCGGGTGCTCGGCGTTGTCGGCCCCAATGGGGCTGGAAAGTCGACGTTGCTGCGGTTGTTGTACCGGTTTCTTGTGCCGAGTTCCGGGACCGTGAAGCTCGACGGTGTGGACGTGTGGTCCCTGTCTGCACGTGACGTGGCCCGCAGCGTCGCGGCCGTGCTGCAAGAGCAACCCACCGATTTTGCCTTGACCGTGCGCGAGATCGTCGCGCTTGGGCGGACGCCTCACAGGCACGGCTTCGGCAGTGCAGGTGGCGCACACGATGCGCAGGTGGTCGACGCTGCATTGGACCGGATGAGCCTGTACGGCTTTTCTGAGCGCAGATTTGGCACGTTGTCGGGCGGTGAACGGCAGCGTGTGATGGTTGCCCGTGCGCTTGCACAAGAGCCCCGGCTGCTGGTCCTCGACGAACCCACGAATCACCTCGATATCCGGCACCAGCTCGAGGTGCTGGCGCTGATCAAGGGGCTGCCTCTGACCATCGTGACCTCGCTGCACGATCTCAACATGGCCGCGTCGACCTGTGACGACGTTCTGCTCTTGCAAGCCGGCCGCGCGTTGGGGTTTGGACCACCGGACACCGTGTTCTCGGAACAGACGGTGTCTGAAGCCTTTCAGGGGCTCGCACGACGCGAACAGCTGACACCCAGTAACACGGCACACCTTTCGTTTCATCTTGCTCAAAAAGGACACTCCCAATGAAACCACTCGCTCTCGCAACCCTGTCACTTGTTATCGGCGCGAGCCTCAGTGTGCACTCGCCTTCAGTGCTTTCGGAATCGACAGTGCAGAGTTGCAATCGCACTGTCAGTTTCGACACGCCACCGACACGTGCCATTTCCAACGACGTCAACCTGACTGAAATGATGTTGGTCCTCGGACTGGCAGACCAGATGGTGGGGTACACCGGCATTTCCGGCTGGAAAACCCTGGACGAGGACATGCGTGACGGCGTCGAAGCGCTGCCCGAGTTGTCTGCGAAGTACCCGTCAAAGGAAGTGCTTGTCGGCGCTGATGCGGATTTCTTTTTTGCGGGCTGGAACTACGGCATGAAAGTGGGCGGCGATGTGACGCCTGAAACCCTGGCGCCCTTCGGTATCAAGGTGTACGAACTCACCGAGAGCTGCACCCATATCATGGAGAAAGGCAAAGCCAGCATCGACGACATGTACGCGGATTTGCTCAACCTCGGCACGATCTTCGGTGTCGAGGACACGGCGTCTGCGTTGGTTGACGGTTATAAAGCCGATTTGACGGCGTTCACGGACACCCTTGAAACCGGTGACCCGCTTCGCGTGTTCGTCTACGACAGTGGGGAAGACGCGCCGTTCACCGCCGGGCGGTACGCGATGCCGACAGCCCTCATTGAAGCGGCAGGCGGTCAGAACATCATGGACGATTTTGAAAAGAGCTGGGCGACGGTGACCTGGGAAGAAGTGGTTGAGCGCAACCCGGAAGTGGTGGTCATCGTCAACTACGGCAACGTGACGGCCGAGCAGAAGCGCGAATACATGATGTCAAACCCGGCCTTCGCCGAGCTCGACGCGGTCAAGAACGACCGCTTCGTGACGCTGGAGTACGTCGAAGCCACGCCGGGGCCGCGGAACATCCAGGCGATCAAGACCTTGGCAGGCGCGTTCTGGGCCGAGTAGTTTCCGGTACGGTGGTCGGCAACTGATGCATCCGAACGCCGGTGATCGACGCCGGAAACCGTGCGATGTTAGCGTGGCGCCAGAAGGACAGCATGGCGCCAGGCTTGTCGTGATGTTCAGGGTTGAGCTGTAGTGTCGGTGACCCAGCGTCTGCTGATTGGACTCCTTGGGTTGGCCGTGTTGTTGGTGTCGCTCTCTGTTGCGGTGTCCGTCGGCGCGGTGGGCGTGCAGATAGACACGGTCTGGAGCGTTATCGCAAACCGGCTCTCCCCCGGCCTTGTTGAACAGACGTGGAGCCAAGGCCGAGAAGCCATTGTGTGGGAGATTCGGTTCCCGCGTGCCCTGTTGGCCATGTTGGTCGGGGCCGGGTTGGCGGTGGTGGGCGCAAGCCTGCAAGCCGTCACCCGCAACCCCCTTGCGGATCCGCACCTGCTCGGAATTTCCTCTGGCGGTGCGTTCGGTGCCATATTTGCGCTTTTGCACGCCGGGTTGTTCCTTGGTTTGTTGACGGTCCCGTTGTTGGCCTTCGTCGGGGCCCTGGCCGCGACACTCGTGGTTCTGGGGGTCTCCCGGCTCGCCAACGCGGCGAGTGCGGACCGACTGGTGCTCGCCGGTGTTGCGGTGTCGTTCATCATCATGGCGTGCGCAAACGGGCTGATTTTCCTCGGGGATCCACGGGCCACGCACACGGTGGTGTTCTGGATGCTTGGCGGTCTCGGCTTGGCGCAATGGGACCACCTGATCTACCCGCTGGTCATACTCACGGTTTGCGCTGCCTGGCTGATGAGCCAGGCAGCGTCGTTGAACGCCATGACAATCGGTGATGAAACAGCCGCAACCCTCGGCATTCGTGTTTCCCGATTCCGGCTTGCCGTGTTCGTGGTCGGCGCGATGATTACCGGCGTCATGGTTGCGTTTTCCGGCATCATTGGCTTTGTTGGTCTGATGGTGCCACACGTGGCACGCCTGCTGGTTGGCGGAAGCTACACACGGGTGTTGCCGGTGTCGGCGTTGATGGGTTCTGTATTTCTACTCTGGGCCGATATCATCGCGCGAACGGTCATGGCGCCTGAGGACATGCCGATCGGCATTGTGACGGGTTTGATCGGGGGCGTGTTCTTTGTCTGGTTGCTCGCGCGTCGAAATGCCAGACATTGACAACGGCGACCGGCGACCGGTGCTCGCGCCCGGGTGTGTTGAGTCTCGCAGAGCACGTTCAGTGATGTGGGGTCATGCCCTTCATGCTCAACGGGGTGCGGGCGTGTCTTGTACGTGTGCCTCGGGTCCCAAGGCCCAGAGGAGAACGGGTGATCTCGCCGCCCTGTTCTGCTTGAATTTATAACAAAAAGGAAAAGTGTCAGCGCGAGTCCCCTTCCACGTGAGGCTACGTCACTTAGTGTGGCCTAGCGACGCAGGTTAGAAACATGACTGTACCAACTGATGTCAATCCCCCCCAGTCGCGGCTGCCCGTAACGGTGCTGTCTGGTTTCCTTGGGGCCGGAAAAACCACGCTTCTCAACCAGGTGCTCAACAACCGAGAAGGGCGTCGCGTGGCGGTGATTGTCAACGACATGAGCGAAGTCAACATTGATGCGCAGCTTATCGACCGCAGCGGCGCGGAGCTGTCGCGCACCGAAGAAAAACTCGTTGAGATGACCAACGGCTGCATCTGCTGCACGCTGCGTGACGACCTGTTGGCCGAAGTCTCTCGGCTCGCGAAAGAAGACCGCTTCGACTACCTGCTGATCGAGTCGACCGGCATTTCCGAGCCGATTCCGGTCGCGCAAACCTTCACCTTCGAGGACGAGGAGGGGGTCAGCCTGAGCCATGTCTCACGACTGGACACCATGCTCACCGTGGTCGATACCGCCCATTTTTTGAAAGACTACAAAGAAGCAGACGCGTTGCAAGCGCGCGGTGAGTCTCTTGGCGAAGAAGACCAGCGCACCGTCACACACTTGCTGATTGAACAGATCGAGTTCGCTGACGTGATCGTGCTGAACAAAATTGACCTGATCGACGACGACACCGCGCGTGAAGTCGAAGCCATTGTTCGCGCTTTGAACCCCGGAGCGAGGTTGCTGACGTCGACGCGCGGGAATGTCCCGCTCGACGCGGTGTTGGACACCGGCTTGTTCGATTACGACAAGGCGGCCAGTTCGGCTGGTTGGGTCCGTGAGTTAGCAGGCGAGCACACGCCTGAAACTGAGGAATACGGCATATCGAGTTTCACCTACCGAACGCCGCAACCGTTTGACGCGATGAAACTGTGGGATTTTTTGTACGAAGAAGATAACTGGCGGGGCGTGTTGCGCTCCAAAGGCTTCTTCTGGGTTGCCGCGGACCACCGGGTTGCCTACGAGTGGGCCCAAGCGGGTGGCGTCAGCGATGCCACCCCCGTTGGCATGTGGTGGGCTGCAATCTCGCGCGCGCACTGGGGTCACCCCGAAGGGCAGCGCCCGGACGAGCGCCCTGAATGGCACGAGCGTTTCGGCGACCGCTTGCAGCAGATCGTCTTCATTGGCCAGAACCTCGACGAACCGACACTCAGACAGAGGCTCGACAAATGCCTGCTCGATGACGAGACCGCGTCGCGCAACAGCGCGACCTGGAAGGACATGCGGAACCCGTTCCCAGCACTGCGCATGGCGAGCGAATCTGCCTAGCGATTGGGTGCCCTTCGAACGGTCAGGGCAGGTAT is a window from the Pseudomonadota bacterium genome containing:
- a CDS encoding ABC transporter ATP-binding protein, with the translated sequence MLQPVSFELAPGRVLGVVGPNGAGKSTLLRLLYRFLVPSSGTVKLDGVDVWSLSARDVARSVAAVLQEQPTDFALTVREIVALGRTPHRHGFGSAGGAHDAQVVDAALDRMSLYGFSERRFGTLSGGERQRVMVARALAQEPRLLVLDEPTNHLDIRHQLEVLALIKGLPLTIVTSLHDLNMAASTCDDVLLLQAGRALGFGPPDTVFSEQTVSEAFQGLARREQLTPSNTAHLSFHLAQKGHSQ
- a CDS encoding ABC transporter substrate-binding protein, which encodes MKPLALATLSLVIGASLSVHSPSVLSESTVQSCNRTVSFDTPPTRAISNDVNLTEMMLVLGLADQMVGYTGISGWKTLDEDMRDGVEALPELSAKYPSKEVLVGADADFFFAGWNYGMKVGGDVTPETLAPFGIKVYELTESCTHIMEKGKASIDDMYADLLNLGTIFGVEDTASALVDGYKADLTAFTDTLETGDPLRVFVYDSGEDAPFTAGRYAMPTALIEAAGGQNIMDDFEKSWATVTWEEVVERNPEVVVIVNYGNVTAEQKREYMMSNPAFAELDAVKNDRFVTLEYVEATPGPRNIQAIKTLAGAFWAE
- a CDS encoding iron ABC transporter permease, which gives rise to MTQRLLIGLLGLAVLLVSLSVAVSVGAVGVQIDTVWSVIANRLSPGLVEQTWSQGREAIVWEIRFPRALLAMLVGAGLAVVGASLQAVTRNPLADPHLLGISSGGAFGAIFALLHAGLFLGLLTVPLLAFVGALAATLVVLGVSRLANAASADRLVLAGVAVSFIIMACANGLIFLGDPRATHTVVFWMLGGLGLAQWDHLIYPLVILTVCAAWLMSQAASLNAMTIGDETAATLGIRVSRFRLAVFVVGAMITGVMVAFSGIIGFVGLMVPHVARLLVGGSYTRVLPVSALMGSVFLLWADIIARTVMAPEDMPIGIVTGLIGGVFFVWLLARRNARH
- the zigA gene encoding zinc metallochaperone GTPase ZigA, with translation MTVPTDVNPPQSRLPVTVLSGFLGAGKTTLLNQVLNNREGRRVAVIVNDMSEVNIDAQLIDRSGAELSRTEEKLVEMTNGCICCTLRDDLLAEVSRLAKEDRFDYLLIESTGISEPIPVAQTFTFEDEEGVSLSHVSRLDTMLTVVDTAHFLKDYKEADALQARGESLGEEDQRTVTHLLIEQIEFADVIVLNKIDLIDDDTAREVEAIVRALNPGARLLTSTRGNVPLDAVLDTGLFDYDKAASSAGWVRELAGEHTPETEEYGISSFTYRTPQPFDAMKLWDFLYEEDNWRGVLRSKGFFWVAADHRVAYEWAQAGGVSDATPVGMWWAAISRAHWGHPEGQRPDERPEWHERFGDRLQQIVFIGQNLDEPTLRQRLDKCLLDDETASRNSATWKDMRNPFPALRMASESA